In one Heteronotia binoei isolate CCM8104 ecotype False Entrance Well chromosome 1, APGP_CSIRO_Hbin_v1, whole genome shotgun sequence genomic region, the following are encoded:
- the LOC132583154 gene encoding dual specificity protein phosphatase 10-like produces the protein MPPSPLEERIGVLQRPKTLALRLNHSFSNNAGGEKQQQEQQSPLCKPSSQAPPTLKGPSEEACKKVLQPNQSHPLDAKLSAGGTQGQTQERNPSLELSLKPREKKGALAPPLKVFLPQAKLKKRCFKENSKPVLDTSTSSSCLSSPASTMHPLKCGCRGCWRLMRCDDTNPKSGLRSLGCFSCRSSLRSLSCSSPPSVKKLGCLPCTPAALRSLACLACNPSVKSVSSSCSFCSSDPIVAYDPQGGSSPAPSCYGGDDDDDYSVRTIWPDELAKKMTKSRAQQQPSPLILDCRNLVEFTKSHLQGAMHFGAADAAGRRRLQQGKLAMLDFISSRGVGDGRDSSLQRLWPKEQNGSAGTETMTLPAGIPKPSKPQQPSPNLHLVLDLLNKDGQEVTGRRGSLVTPEIADAPDDLGPPLTPDLENAELSPILPFLFLGNERDAQDLEQMLSLNVGHVLNVTTHLPLYHVESGRLRYKRLPATDNNRQDLRQYFEEAFEFIEEAHQSGKGVLIHCQAGVSRSATIVIAYLMKHTLMTMGDAYKYVKGRRPIISPNLNFMGQLLEFETDLNAGVTPRILTPKLAGVETEV, from the exons ATGCCTCCCTCGCCTCTGGAAGAACGGATCGGCGTGTTGCAGCGACCCAAGACGTTGGCCTTGCGCCTCAACCACAGCTTCTCCAACAACGCTGGCGGCGAGAAgcagcagcaagagcagcagTCTCCCCTCTGCAAGCCGTCCAGCCAGGCCCCGCCGACTCTAAAGGGGCCCAGCGAAGAGGCCTGCAAGAAGGTTCTCCAGCCCAACCAATCCCACCCCCTTGACGCCAAGTTATCAGCGGGTGGGACGCAAGGCCAGACGCAGGAGAGGAACCCTTCCCTGGAGCTGAGTCTAAAGCCCAGAGAGAAGAAAGGGGCGCTGGCCCCGCCGCTGAAGGTCTTCCTGCCCCAGGCCAAGCTGAAGAAGAGGTGCTTCAAGGAGAACTCCAAGCCGGTCCTCGACACCTCCACCAGCTCCTCCTGCCTTTCCAGCCCCGCTAGCACCATGCACCCCTTGAAATGCGGCTGCCGGGGCTGCTGGCGGCTGATGCGCTGCGACGACACCAACCCCAAGTCTGGCCTGCGTTCGCTGGGCTGCTTCTCCTGCCGCTCCAGCCTGCGCTCCTTGAGCTGCTCCAGCCCGCCCTCGGTCAAGAAGctgggctgcctcccctgcaccccagcagccctccgGTCCCTCGCTTGCCTCGCCTGCAACCCCTCGGTCAAGTCGGTCAGCTCCTCCTGCAGCTTCTGCAGCAGCGACCCCATCGTGGCCTACGACCCCCAGGGGGGTTCCTCGCCCGCCCCCAGCTGCTACGGCGGGGACGACGACGACGACTACAGCGTCCGCACCATCTGGCCGGACGAGCTGGCCAAGAAGATGACCAAGTCGCGGGCCCAGCAGCAGCCGTCGCCCTTGATCCTGGACTGCCGGAACCTGGTGGAGTTCACCAAGAGCCACCTGCAGGGCGCCATGCACTTTGGAGCAGCCGATGCCGCTGGCCGGCGGCGCCTCCAGCAGGGCAAGCTGGCCATGCTGGATTTCATCTCCTCCCGTGGGGTTGGCGACGGCAGAGACTCTTCCCTGCAGCGCCTCTGGCCCAAGGAGCAGAACGGCTCCGCTGGCACGGAAACGATgactcttccggctggcattcccAAACCCTCCAAACCACAGCAGCCCTCGCCAAATCTACATTTGGTCTTGGATCTGCTCAACAAAGATGGGCAGGAGGTGACGGGCAGGAGAG GCAGCCTGGTGACGCCGGAGATTGCAGATGCGCCGGACGACTTGGGCCCGCCACTTACGCCTGACCTTGAGAACGCCGAGCTGAGTCCCATCCTGCCTTTCTTGTTCCTGGGCAATGAGAGAGACGCGCAGGACCTGGAGCAGATGCTGAGCCTCAACGTGGGCCATGTCCTCAACGTCACCACCCACCTGCCCCTCTACCACGTCGAGAGCGGGCGTCTCCGCTACAAGCGCTTGCCTGCTACCGACAATAACCGCCAGGATCTGCGCCAGTACTTCGAGGAGGCCTTCGAATTCATTG AGGAGGCTCACCAGAGCGGCAAAGGGGTCCTCATCCACTGCCAGGCGGGCGTCTCGCGCTCGGCCACCATCGTCATCGCCTACCTGATGAAGCACACGCTCATGACCATGGGTGACGCCTACAAGTACGTCAAGGGCCGGCGCCCCATCATCTCCCCCAACCTCAACTTCATGGGCCAACTGCTGGAATTCGAAACGGACCTCAACGCCGGCGTCACACCCCGCATCCTCACGCCCAAGCTGGCCGGGGTGGAAACTGAGGTGTGA